One Solea senegalensis isolate Sse05_10M linkage group LG3, IFAPA_SoseM_1, whole genome shotgun sequence genomic window carries:
- the ache gene encoding acetylcholinesterase: MTSSTMQTSALLYLSSVFLLSLLIPACSTQSEADVIVQTHTGRIRGIHMPVPDRSIVTAFLGIPFAEPPVGKRRFRQAEPKRPWTGVYEANSYPNACYQFVDTTFPGFHGSEMWNPNRDMSEDCLYLNIWVPSSPRPHNLTVMVWIYGGGFYSGSSSLDVYDGRYLAHSETVIVVSMNYRIGAFGFLALPGSTEAPGNVGLLDQRMALQWVQDNIHFFGGNPKQVTIFGESAGGASVGFHLLSPDSRSTFTRAILQSGVPNSPWASVSPTEARRRATLLAKLVGCNGGNDTELVDCLRSKTPQDLIDQEWQVLPWSALFRFSFVPLVDGDILPDSPEAMLNSGNFKDTQILLGVNQDEGTYFLLYGAPGFSKDNDSLISREDFLEGVKLSVPHANDIGLEAVVLQYTDWMDENNGVKNRDAMDDIVGDHNVICPLAHFARSYAQYNAHKANLGGAGPGLVNSGGNSQGGVFLYLFDHRASNLAWPEWMGVIHGYEIEFVFGLPLEKRLNYTLEEEKLSRRMMRYWANFARTGNPNVNHEGLVDSRKRWPLFTVSEQKHVVLNAEPLKIHKGLRNQMCAFWNRFLPRLLNITDNIDEAERQWKVEFHRWSSYMMHWKSQFDHYSKQERCTDF, from the exons ATGACTTCCTCGACCATGCAGACATCTGCTCTACTCTACCTCTCCTCAGTCTTCCTCCTGTCTCTACTTATACCTGCCTGCTCTACCCAAAGTGAAGCAGACGTCATTGTTCAAACACATACTGGTCGAATCCGTGGAATCCACATGCCAGTGCCAGACCGAAGCATTGTCACAGCCTTCCTGGGCATCCCTTTTGCTGAGCCACCTGTAGGGAAGCGCCGTTTCCGTCAAGCTGAGCCTAAGCGTCCATGGACAGGGGTGTATGAGGCAAATTCCTACCCCAATGCCTGCTATCAGTTTGTGGACACAACATTCCCTGGCTTTCACGGCAGTGAGATGTGGAACCCCAACAGGGATATGAGTGAAGACTGTCTTTATCTAAATATCTGGGTGCCCTCTTCACCTAGACCACACAACCTCACAGTCATGGTGTGGATCTATGGAGGAG GATTCTACAGTGGCTCTTCTTCACTGGATGTATATGATGGCCGTTACCTAGctcacagtgagacagtcaTTGTGGTATCTATGAACTACCGTATCGGAGCCTTTGGATTCCTGGCTTTGCCTGGTTCAACTGAGGCTCCTGGCAATGTGGGTTTGCTGGACCAAAGGATGGCACTGCAGTGGGTACAAGACAATATCCATTTTTTTGGTGGAAACCCAAAACAG GTGACTATCTTTGGGGAAAGTGCAGGTGGCGCTTCTGTAGGATTCCATCTCTTGTCTCCAGACAGCCGGTCTACCTTCACCCGTGCCATCCTTCAGAGTGGTGTGCCTAACTCTCCCTGGGCATCAGTCAGCCCGACAGAGGCCCGCAGACGAGCAACGCTTTTGGCAAAACTGGTTGGCTGTAATGGAGGCAATGACACTGAGTTGGTGGACTGTCTGCGGAGTAAAACCCCACAGGACCTGATAGATCAGGAGTGGCAG GTTTTACCATGGTCCGCCCTCTTCCGGTTTTCTTTTGTGCCTCTTGTGGATGGCGATATTCTGCCTGATTCTCCAGAGGCTATGCTCAACTCAGGCAACTTTAAAGACACTCAAATCCTTCTCGGGGTCAACCAGGATGAAGGCACCTACTTCCTGCTATATGGAGCACCAGGCTTCAGCAAGGACAATGACAGTCTCATATCTAGAGAGGACTTCCTGGAAG gTGTCAAGCTCAGCGTGCCACATGCTAATGATATTGGCCTGGAGGCAGTGGTGTTGCAGTATACTGACTGGATGGATGAGAATAACGGGGTTAAGAACCGTGATGCGATGGATGACATCGTGGGAGACCACAACGTCATTTGCCCACTAGCCCACTTTGCTCGCTCCTATGCCCAGTACAATGCACATAAGGCTAACTTAGGTGGAGCTGGGCCTGGGTTGGTGAACAGTGGAGGAAATTCACAGG GAGGGGTCTTCCTTTATCTGTTTGACCACCGAGCATCTAACCTGGCATGGCCAGAGTGGATGGGTGTGATCCACGGCTATGAGATTGAGTTTGTCTTTGGCCTGCCACTGGAGAAGAGACTAAACTACACCCTAGAGGAGGAGAAACTGAGTCGGCGCATGATGAGATACTGGGCCAACTTTGCACGAACTGG AAATCCCAATGTGAACCATGAGGGGCTCGTAGACAGCAGGAAGCGTTGGCCTCTGTTCACTGTCAGCGAGCAAAAACATGTTGTACTCAATGCTGAACCACTGAAGATCCATAAAGGTTTGAGGAACCAGATGTGTGCCTTCTGGAACCGCTTTCTGCCACGCCTCCTAAATATAACTG ACAACATTGATGAAGCGGAGCGTCAGTGGAAAGTGGAATTCCATCGCTGGTCCTCCTATATGATGCACTGGAAGAGCCAGTTTGACCACTACAGCAAACAGGAGCGTTGCACTGACTTCTGA